The Geodermatophilaceae bacterium NBWT11 genome has a segment encoding these proteins:
- a CDS encoding ATP-dependent DNA ligase codes for MLFADVVTASAQVGATRARTAKSATVAALLRAAGPEEIGPVTAWLSGATTQGRLGAGWRTLSAVDADPAAEPTLTVTEVQSALGALAGVAGTGSTARRSALLAELLGAATADEQSFLLRLLGGELRHGALEGVVLDAVAAAAGAPAPVVRRAFFLSGVLADVAVTALTGGVPALEEVRLQVGRPLRPMLASPADTLAESLGDGDVVVEQKMDGARIQVHKDGDEVWVWTRTLKEVTARVPELVEVVRALPVRTLVLDGETLALTDDGRPRPFQETAARFGADTHALLLQPFFFDCLHVDGTDLVDEPLTARHEALARVAPDHRMPGVVRPTPEQAEEFSAAALAAGHEGVVVKDLAGPYAAGRRGKAWRKVKPVHTLDLVVIGAEWGYGRRTGSLSNIHLGARDPDGGEPVMVGKTFKGMTDELLAWQTATFPGLVREDRGASVLLRPELVVEIELDGVQRSPRYPGGVALRFARVLRYRPDKEPADADTIDAVRALLAGRGGDAEALGAG; via the coding sequence GTGCTGTTCGCCGACGTCGTCACCGCGTCCGCCCAGGTGGGCGCCACCCGAGCCCGGACGGCGAAGAGCGCCACCGTCGCGGCCCTGCTCCGCGCAGCCGGGCCCGAGGAGATCGGACCGGTCACCGCGTGGTTGTCCGGGGCCACCACCCAGGGCAGGCTCGGAGCCGGCTGGCGGACGCTGTCCGCCGTCGACGCAGACCCCGCCGCCGAGCCGACGCTCACCGTCACCGAGGTCCAGTCGGCCCTCGGCGCGCTGGCCGGGGTCGCCGGCACCGGCTCGACCGCCCGCCGCTCCGCGCTGCTGGCCGAGCTGCTGGGGGCGGCCACGGCCGACGAGCAGTCCTTCCTGCTCCGGCTGCTCGGCGGGGAGCTGCGGCACGGTGCGCTGGAGGGCGTGGTGCTGGACGCCGTCGCCGCGGCCGCCGGTGCACCGGCACCCGTCGTCCGGCGCGCGTTCTTCCTCTCCGGGGTGCTCGCCGACGTCGCCGTCACGGCGCTGACCGGGGGAGTGCCCGCGCTGGAGGAGGTGCGGTTGCAGGTCGGCCGGCCGCTGCGGCCGATGCTCGCCTCGCCGGCCGACACCCTGGCCGAGTCGCTGGGGGACGGCGACGTGGTGGTCGAGCAGAAGATGGACGGCGCCCGCATCCAGGTGCACAAGGACGGCGACGAGGTGTGGGTCTGGACCCGCACGCTCAAGGAGGTCACCGCCCGGGTCCCGGAGCTGGTCGAGGTCGTGCGCGCACTGCCGGTCCGCACCCTGGTCCTGGACGGGGAGACCCTGGCGCTCACCGACGACGGCCGGCCCCGGCCCTTCCAGGAGACCGCCGCGCGCTTCGGCGCCGACACCCACGCCCTGCTGCTGCAGCCCTTCTTCTTCGACTGCCTGCACGTTGACGGCACCGACCTGGTCGACGAGCCGCTGACCGCCCGGCACGAGGCGTTGGCCCGGGTCGCGCCGGACCACCGGATGCCCGGCGTCGTCCGCCCCACGCCCGAGCAGGCCGAGGAGTTCTCCGCCGCCGCGCTGGCTGCCGGGCACGAGGGTGTCGTCGTGAAGGACCTGGCCGGCCCCTACGCGGCCGGCCGGCGCGGGAAGGCCTGGCGCAAGGTCAAGCCGGTGCACACCCTGGACCTGGTCGTCATCGGCGCCGAGTGGGGCTACGGCCGGCGCACCGGGTCGCTGTCCAACATCCACCTGGGCGCCCGCGACCCCGACGGCGGCGAGCCGGTGATGGTCGGCAAGACCTTCAAGGGGATGACCGACGAGCTGCTGGCCTGGCAGACCGCCACCTTCCCCGGGCTGGTGCGGGAGGACCGCGGCGCGTCGGTGCTGCTGCGTCCGGAGCTGGTCGTGGAGATCGAGCTCGACGGGGTCCAGCGCAGCCCGCGCTACCCCGGCGGGGTCGCACTGCGCTTCGCCCGGGTGCTCCGCTACCGGCCCGACAAGGAGCCCGCCGACGCCGACACCATCGACGCCGTCCGAGCGCTGCTGGCGGGAAGAGGCGGGGACGCCGAGGCGTTGGGGGCCGGGTGA
- a CDS encoding electron transfer flavoprotein subunit alpha/FixB family protein yields the protein MAEVLVLVEVAPDGSGVRKTTLEALTAARVLGEPSAVVLGAPGTAAGVKDTLAEYGAAKVYVAESDDVDAYLVAPKAEVLAQLVGEKSPAAVVIPSTPEGKEIAGRLAIKTGSGFLTDVTEIAADGTATQVAFAGATIVHSKVTVGTPIYTLRGNSVTPEAAAGAAEEETVTVSISEAAKQTKVLDRVVEQKSSRPELTEAAIVVSGGRGVASAENFSVIEGLADSLGAAVGASRAAVDSGFYPHSFQVGQTGKTVSPQLYVAVGISGAIQHRAGMQTSKTIIAVNKDTEAPIFELADFGVVGDLNTVVPAATEQISARK from the coding sequence GTGGCTGAAGTACTGGTCCTGGTCGAGGTCGCCCCCGACGGATCCGGCGTCCGCAAGACCACCCTCGAGGCGCTCACCGCAGCGCGCGTCCTCGGCGAGCCCTCCGCGGTCGTGCTCGGTGCCCCCGGCACCGCCGCGGGCGTGAAGGACACCCTCGCCGAGTACGGCGCGGCCAAGGTCTACGTCGCCGAGTCCGACGACGTCGACGCCTACCTCGTGGCCCCCAAGGCCGAGGTGCTCGCCCAGCTGGTGGGCGAGAAGTCCCCGGCTGCCGTGGTCATCCCCTCCACGCCGGAGGGCAAGGAGATCGCCGGCCGCCTGGCGATCAAGACCGGCTCGGGCTTCCTGACCGACGTCACCGAGATCGCCGCCGACGGCACCGCCACCCAGGTGGCCTTCGCCGGGGCGACGATCGTGCACTCGAAGGTCACCGTCGGCACCCCGATCTACACCCTGCGCGGCAACTCGGTCACCCCCGAGGCCGCCGCCGGTGCGGCCGAGGAGGAGACGGTCACCGTCTCGATCTCCGAGGCCGCCAAGCAGACCAAGGTGCTGGACCGGGTCGTCGAGCAGAAGTCCTCGCGCCCGGAGCTCACCGAGGCCGCGATCGTGGTCTCCGGTGGCCGCGGCGTCGCCTCGGCGGAGAACTTCTCGGTCATCGAGGGCCTCGCCGACTCCCTCGGTGCCGCCGTCGGTGCCTCCCGCGCAGCCGTCGACTCCGGCTTCTACCCGCACTCCTTCCAGGTCGGGCAGACCGGCAAGACGGTGTCCCCGCAGCTCTACGTGGCGGTCGGCATCTCCGGGGCCATCCAGCACCGGGCCGGCATGCAGACCTCCAAGACCATCATCGCGGTCAACAAGGACACCGAGGCGCCGATCTTCGAGCTGGCCGACTTCGGCGTCGTGGGCGACCTGAACACCGTCGTCCCGGCCGCGACGGAGCAGATCTCCGCCCGCAAGTAA
- a CDS encoding cysteine desulfurase — protein sequence MTYLDHAATTPMLPEAVAAMTDQLARVGNASSLHASGRGARRTAEQSRERLAEALGARPSEVLFTGGGTESDNLAVKGLFWARRDADPRRTRVVVSPAEHHAVLDSVEWLAEHDHAEITWVDVAPSGEITPAALAEALGDGTDVALVSVMWANNEIGAVSDLAALAEVAHAVGVPLHTDAVQAVGQVPVDFAASGVDALTMTGHKLGGPMGAGLLVLRRDADCTPLLHGGGQERDVRSGTLDVAAIVGLAVATTTSVGNRVERATRVSALRDRLVAGVVARVPDVQLNGPALDAVVAGGPGRLPGNAHLSFPGAEGDALLMLLDANGIECSTGSACSAGVARPSHVLLATGADPDRARSSLRFSLGHTSTDADVDAVLDVIAPVVERARRAGLGRRSA from the coding sequence ATGACCTACCTCGACCACGCGGCGACCACGCCGATGCTGCCCGAGGCCGTCGCGGCGATGACCGATCAGCTGGCCCGGGTGGGCAACGCCTCGTCCCTGCACGCCAGCGGCCGCGGTGCCCGGCGCACGGCCGAGCAGTCCCGCGAGCGGCTGGCCGAGGCGCTCGGCGCCCGCCCGTCGGAGGTGCTGTTCACCGGCGGCGGCACCGAGAGCGACAACCTGGCGGTCAAGGGCCTGTTCTGGGCCCGCCGGGACGCCGACCCGCGCCGTACCCGCGTCGTCGTGAGCCCGGCCGAGCACCACGCCGTCCTGGACAGCGTCGAGTGGCTGGCCGAGCACGACCACGCGGAGATCACCTGGGTCGACGTCGCGCCCAGCGGTGAGATCACCCCCGCCGCGCTCGCCGAGGCTCTCGGCGACGGCACCGACGTCGCGCTGGTCAGCGTCATGTGGGCCAACAACGAGATCGGCGCGGTCAGCGACCTGGCCGCCCTGGCCGAGGTCGCGCACGCCGTCGGCGTCCCGCTGCACACCGACGCCGTGCAGGCCGTCGGCCAGGTGCCGGTGGACTTCGCGGCCAGCGGCGTCGACGCGCTCACCATGACCGGGCACAAGCTCGGCGGCCCGATGGGCGCGGGTCTGCTGGTGCTCCGCCGGGACGCGGACTGCACCCCGCTGCTGCACGGCGGCGGGCAGGAGCGTGACGTGCGCTCCGGGACGCTGGACGTCGCCGCGATCGTCGGGCTCGCCGTGGCGACGACGACGAGCGTGGGCAACCGGGTCGAGCGCGCCACCCGGGTCTCCGCGCTGCGCGACCGGCTGGTGGCCGGGGTCGTCGCGCGCGTGCCCGACGTGCAGCTCAACGGCCCCGCGCTGGACGCCGTGGTGGCCGGTGGACCGGGGCGGCTGCCGGGCAACGCCCACCTGTCCTTCCCCGGTGCCGAGGGCGACGCCCTGCTGATGCTGCTGGACGCCAACGGCATCGAGTGCTCGACCGGCTCGGCCTGCAGCGCCGGGGTGGCCCGGCCCAGCCACGTGCTGCTGGCCACCGGTGCCGACCCCGACCGGGCGCGCAGCTCCCTGCGGTTCAGCCTCGGTCACACCTCCACCGACGCCGACGTGGACGCCGTCCTCGACGTGATCGCCCCGGTCGTCGAGCGGGCCCGGCGGGCGGGCCTGGGCCGGCGGTCGGCGTGA
- a CDS encoding bifunctional metallophosphatase/5'-nucleotidase has product MRRTRLSLALTLVASAAVVGIPSVASAAPAPAVAPDVPVQLLTINDFHGRIADTTAADATLGTATVGGAANVASTVNASRQAFVAGGGAADNSLFIGLGDLVGASPFDSAGFRDESTIEVLNGLDMAVSVVGNHEFDRGTTELRRLSGPTDRTFSDDQTACEGVTAGVDGCFTDSTGAPFAGTDFPYLAANVLRAGTDEPMLPPYAVQEVDGQRIGFIGVVTETTAGIVAPTGIADVEFIDEATAINRWVPVLQAQGIEAIVALVHEGGTPATPADVNGCGQLNGSIVDINDRTDPAVDVVLSAHTHQNYSCYLQDPAGQPRLVAQSGYYGRLVGDVRFVIDGATGDVDRLCGTYSVTNVPTDRAARTPDAATAGIVSFWSRQATAVGSRQVGSTTTPLARAVNSAGTENRGAESVLGNTVAQAQLVGLQDDPTTYGDPAATFGGGLPAVAFMNPGGLRANIDTGAITYAEAFAVQPFGNYANAITLTGADIRLLLEQQFATPGRTSQLWLGTSEGFSYSYDLARPAYDRVDPASIQLDDPSTPALDPQVVVPTTTYRVVANSFLAGGGDSFTAFRNGTLQVTGPVDVETAIAFFGDNDPYTAPPIGHGTAVTDGRAANPATPPAGGGSGAGENGGNAVATGPTGTTGTAAAGYPCPAAPTTPPTTPPTTPTPGVDPVANPGNGIGTGQLANTGAATGQMLGLGALLLLTGGVATAAGYRRRRGLAE; this is encoded by the coding sequence TTGCGCCGTACGCGCCTCTCTCTCGCGCTGACCCTGGTGGCCTCGGCCGCCGTCGTCGGCATTCCGTCGGTGGCGTCTGCCGCGCCGGCGCCGGCCGTCGCACCCGACGTCCCGGTCCAGCTGCTGACGATCAACGACTTCCACGGCCGGATCGCCGACACCACCGCTGCCGACGCGACCCTGGGCACCGCGACCGTCGGAGGTGCCGCGAACGTGGCGAGCACCGTCAACGCCAGTCGGCAGGCCTTCGTGGCCGGCGGTGGCGCGGCGGACAACTCGCTGTTCATCGGACTGGGTGACCTGGTCGGCGCCTCCCCGTTCGACTCCGCGGGCTTCCGTGACGAGTCGACCATCGAGGTGCTCAACGGCCTCGACATGGCGGTCAGCGTGGTGGGCAACCACGAGTTCGACCGCGGGACCACCGAGCTCCGCCGCCTCTCCGGGCCCACCGACCGGACCTTCTCCGACGACCAGACGGCGTGCGAGGGCGTGACCGCCGGCGTCGACGGCTGCTTCACCGACAGCACCGGGGCACCCTTCGCCGGCACCGACTTCCCGTACCTCGCCGCCAACGTCCTGCGGGCCGGCACCGACGAGCCCATGCTGCCGCCCTACGCGGTCCAGGAGGTCGACGGCCAGCGGATCGGCTTCATCGGAGTCGTCACCGAGACCACCGCGGGCATCGTCGCCCCGACCGGGATCGCCGACGTCGAGTTCATCGACGAGGCGACCGCGATCAACCGCTGGGTGCCGGTGCTCCAGGCGCAGGGCATCGAGGCCATCGTGGCCCTGGTGCACGAGGGCGGGACGCCGGCCACCCCGGCCGACGTCAACGGCTGCGGTCAGCTCAACGGCTCGATCGTGGACATCAACGACCGCACCGACCCCGCCGTGGACGTCGTCCTGTCGGCCCACACCCACCAGAACTACAGCTGCTACCTCCAGGACCCGGCCGGTCAGCCCCGGCTGGTGGCCCAGTCCGGCTACTACGGCCGGCTCGTCGGTGACGTCCGCTTTGTCATCGACGGTGCCACCGGCGACGTCGACCGGCTCTGCGGCACCTACTCGGTGACCAACGTGCCGACCGACCGCGCAGCCCGGACGCCGGATGCGGCCACCGCGGGCATCGTCTCCTTCTGGAGCCGCCAGGCGACCGCTGTCGGGAGCCGTCAGGTCGGGTCCACGACGACCCCCCTCGCCCGCGCTGTCAACTCCGCCGGGACCGAGAACCGCGGAGCGGAGTCCGTGCTGGGCAACACCGTCGCCCAGGCGCAGCTGGTCGGCCTGCAGGACGACCCCACCACCTACGGGGACCCGGCCGCCACCTTCGGCGGGGGTCTGCCCGCGGTGGCGTTCATGAACCCCGGGGGTCTGCGGGCCAACATCGACACCGGCGCGATCACGTACGCCGAGGCGTTCGCCGTCCAGCCGTTCGGCAACTACGCCAACGCGATCACCCTGACCGGCGCCGACATCCGGCTGTTGCTGGAGCAGCAGTTCGCCACCCCGGGGCGGACGTCGCAGCTGTGGCTGGGCACGTCGGAGGGCTTCTCCTACTCCTACGACCTGGCCCGCCCGGCCTACGACCGGGTGGACCCGGCCTCGATCCAGCTCGACGACCCGAGCACCCCGGCGCTCGACCCGCAGGTCGTCGTCCCCACGACCACCTACCGCGTCGTGGCGAACTCCTTCCTCGCCGGCGGCGGTGACAGCTTCACCGCCTTCCGCAACGGGACGCTGCAGGTGACCGGGCCGGTCGACGTGGAGACCGCCATCGCGTTCTTCGGCGACAACGACCCGTACACCGCGCCGCCCATCGGACACGGCACGGCTGTCACCGACGGACGGGCCGCGAACCCGGCGACGCCGCCTGCCGGTGGCGGTTCCGGGGCTGGGGAGAACGGCGGCAACGCCGTTGCCACCGGTCCGACCGGCACGACCGGCACCGCTGCTGCGGGGTACCCGTGCCCGGCTGCTCCGACCACCCCGCCGACCACCCCGCCGACCACGCCCACCCCGGGTGTGGACCCGGTGGCGAATCCCGGCAACGGGATCGGCACCGGTCAGCTGGCGAACACCGGCGCGGCCACCGGGCAGATGCTCGGCCTGGGTGCGCTGCTGCTCCTGACCGGTGGGGTCGCCACCGCGGCGGGCTACCGTCGCCGGCGTGGCCTCGCCGAGTAA
- a CDS encoding electron transfer flavoprotein subunit beta/FixA family protein, with translation MNIVVLVKQVPDSGSERALDSSDNTVARASADNVINEMDEYAIEEALTVKESQGGEVTVLTIGPSTATDAIRKALSMGADKAVHVTDEAIHGSCAVQTSAVIAAALSQLEYDLVVCGAESTDGQVSVMPALLSERLGIPHLSGARKLTVDGTTLHVERQTDGGYWALEAQTPAIVSTWDTINEPRYPSFKGIMAAKKKPVTTMSLADLGVDPSTVGLASATSQVLDFAGRPPKGEGVKVVDEGDGAEKLVGYLAAQKIV, from the coding sequence ATGAACATCGTCGTTCTTGTGAAGCAGGTCCCCGACTCCGGCAGCGAGCGCGCGCTGGACAGCTCGGACAACACCGTCGCGCGCGCCAGCGCCGACAACGTCATCAACGAGATGGACGAGTACGCCATCGAGGAGGCGCTGACGGTCAAGGAGTCGCAGGGCGGTGAGGTCACCGTGCTGACCATCGGCCCCTCCACCGCGACCGACGCCATCCGCAAGGCCCTGTCCATGGGCGCTGACAAGGCCGTGCACGTCACCGACGAGGCCATCCACGGTTCGTGCGCCGTGCAGACCTCCGCGGTGATCGCCGCCGCGCTGTCCCAGCTCGAGTACGACCTCGTCGTCTGCGGCGCGGAGTCCACCGACGGCCAGGTCTCGGTGATGCCGGCGCTGCTGTCCGAGCGCCTGGGCATCCCGCACCTGTCCGGTGCCCGCAAGCTCACCGTCGACGGCACCACGCTGCACGTCGAGCGGCAGACCGACGGCGGCTACTGGGCCCTCGAGGCGCAGACCCCGGCGATCGTGTCGACCTGGGACACCATCAACGAGCCCCGCTACCCCTCCTTCAAGGGGATCATGGCCGCCAAGAAGAAGCCGGTCACGACCATGTCGCTGGCCGACCTCGGGGTGGACCCGTCGACCGTCGGCCTGGCCTCGGCCACCAGCCAGGTGCTGGACTTCGCCGGCCGCCCGCCCAAGGGCGAGGGCGTGAAGGTCGTCGACGAGGGCGACGGCGCCGAGAAGCTGGTCGGCTACCTGGCCGCCCAGAAGATCGTCTGA
- a CDS encoding VOC family protein — translation MTDTPAITPAITLGAVALDTDDPPRLAAFWAALTGGEIAGEADGMLFVQGPPGGFSVLVRPRQGPAPEHPDQHLDLTVAWGAREAQVARAVSLGAEHRWDVLDEMPWVRWTTLADPGGHLFCIAEHTPGD, via the coding sequence ATGACCGACACCCCCGCCATCACGCCCGCCATCACCCTCGGCGCCGTCGCGCTCGACACCGACGACCCGCCCCGGCTCGCTGCCTTCTGGGCCGCGCTCACCGGAGGTGAGATCGCCGGCGAGGCCGACGGCATGCTCTTCGTGCAGGGGCCGCCGGGCGGGTTCTCCGTGCTGGTGCGCCCGCGGCAGGGCCCGGCCCCCGAGCACCCCGACCAGCACCTCGACCTCACCGTCGCCTGGGGCGCCCGGGAGGCCCAGGTCGCCCGTGCGGTGTCGCTGGGGGCCGAGCACCGGTGGGACGTCCTCGACGAGATGCCCTGGGTGCGCTGGACGACGCTGGCCGACCCCGGCGGGCACCTGTTCTGCATCGCCGAGCACACCCCCGGTGACTGA
- the mnmA gene encoding tRNA 2-thiouridine(34) synthase MnmA produces the protein MSGGVDSAVAAALAVEAGHDVTGVHLALSQHRQQMRSGSRGCCSVEDADDARRVAGELGIPFYVWDMAEQFAEDVVDDFVAEYAAGRTPNPCLRCNEKIKFAAVLDRAQALGFDAVVTGHHARLVDGELRRSVDAAKDQSYVLGVLTERQLAGAVFPLGEMTKERVREIAAERGYAVATKPDSHDICFIPDGDTRGFLDRRLGVAPGPVVDAATGATVGEHQGTHGFTIGQRKGLGVTVGDQRPRYVLGIEPVSRTVTIGTADQAGVDEVLTGAPTWTGPAPELPFSAVVQLRAHGASVPCTVSARDGSAGLQLELHDQQRGVAPGQSAVLYAPDAERGDRVLGQATVFRAGERQASVLS, from the coding sequence ATGAGCGGCGGGGTGGACTCCGCCGTCGCCGCCGCGCTGGCCGTCGAGGCAGGGCACGACGTGACCGGGGTGCACCTGGCGCTCAGCCAGCACCGGCAGCAGATGCGCAGCGGGTCCCGCGGGTGCTGCAGCGTCGAGGACGCCGACGACGCCCGTCGGGTGGCCGGCGAGCTGGGCATCCCGTTCTACGTGTGGGACATGGCCGAGCAGTTCGCCGAGGACGTCGTGGACGACTTCGTCGCCGAGTACGCCGCCGGCCGGACGCCGAACCCGTGCCTGCGCTGCAACGAGAAGATCAAGTTCGCCGCCGTGCTGGACCGCGCGCAGGCCCTGGGGTTCGACGCCGTCGTCACCGGCCACCACGCTCGGCTGGTCGACGGCGAGCTCCGGCGGTCGGTGGACGCCGCCAAGGACCAGAGCTACGTGCTCGGGGTGCTCACCGAGCGGCAGCTGGCCGGGGCGGTCTTCCCGCTGGGGGAGATGACCAAGGAGCGGGTGCGGGAGATCGCCGCCGAGCGCGGGTACGCCGTGGCGACCAAGCCCGACAGCCACGACATCTGCTTCATCCCCGACGGCGACACCCGCGGCTTCCTGGACCGCCGGCTCGGCGTGGCCCCCGGACCGGTGGTGGACGCCGCGACCGGCGCGACCGTGGGGGAGCACCAGGGCACCCACGGCTTCACCATCGGGCAGCGCAAGGGCCTGGGCGTGACGGTCGGGGACCAGCGGCCGCGCTACGTGCTGGGCATCGAGCCGGTGTCGCGCACGGTCACCATCGGCACGGCCGACCAGGCCGGCGTCGACGAGGTGCTGACCGGTGCGCCGACCTGGACCGGTCCGGCGCCCGAGCTGCCCTTCTCCGCGGTCGTGCAGCTACGCGCGCACGGGGCGTCGGTGCCGTGCACGGTCTCGGCGCGGGACGGGTCGGCCGGGCTGCAGCTCGAGCTGCACGACCAGCAGCGGGGTGTCGCCCCGGGCCAGTCGGCCGTGCTCTACGCCCCCGACGCCGAGCGCGGCGACCGGGTGCTCGGGCAGGCCACCGTGTTCCGCGCAGGTGAACGACAGGCGTCAGTTCTCAGCTGA
- a CDS encoding MFS transporter: MLVTFIAFESMAVATAMPTVVRELDGLAWYAWPFTAFLVAQVVGMVLGGDVSDRRGARVALLWGVGFFALGLVASGAAADMTLFIAGRAVQGLGGGLIAVSLYVVAGQAYAPELRPQLFGAFSAAWVFPALFGPLIAGAITTHTSWRWVFLGILPLVAVGLVLVLPSIARLAVPDGTARPAVSRRWWAVLAGVGIGALQYAGQRLDLVALAVAVVGVVALAAGLRPLLPRGTVTARRGLPTVVASRGLLAGSFFGIDTLLPLTLTEVHGFSATAAGIPLTTGAIGWSLASTLSARRPDVSRVRLLQIGFVLLAIGLAGTAFAALPSTGGWTAYVSWAVAGLGMGLGMPSVGVLLLDQSPEHRRGADSASLQISDVVGSALCVGFGGVLVAAAATGVLSLTTALLVAIAVFSGLALLGSLVAGRAAAPSAEPVRATTLATS; this comes from the coding sequence ATGCTGGTCACCTTCATCGCGTTCGAGTCGATGGCCGTGGCCACCGCGATGCCCACCGTCGTCCGGGAGCTGGACGGGCTGGCCTGGTACGCGTGGCCGTTCACCGCGTTCCTGGTCGCCCAGGTCGTCGGGATGGTCCTGGGCGGGGACGTCAGCGACCGTCGGGGCGCCCGGGTCGCGCTGCTGTGGGGCGTGGGCTTCTTCGCCCTGGGCCTGGTCGCGTCCGGGGCGGCCGCCGACATGACCCTGTTCATCGCCGGCCGCGCCGTCCAGGGCCTGGGCGGGGGGCTCATCGCGGTGTCGCTCTACGTCGTCGCCGGGCAGGCGTACGCCCCGGAGCTGCGGCCCCAGCTGTTCGGGGCGTTCTCGGCGGCCTGGGTGTTCCCCGCGCTCTTCGGCCCGTTGATCGCCGGCGCCATCACCACGCACACGTCCTGGCGCTGGGTGTTCCTCGGCATCCTGCCGCTGGTCGCGGTCGGCCTGGTCCTGGTGCTGCCCTCGATCGCCCGGCTCGCCGTGCCCGACGGCACCGCGCGGCCGGCGGTCTCCCGGCGATGGTGGGCGGTGCTCGCCGGGGTCGGCATCGGTGCCCTGCAGTACGCCGGGCAGCGGCTGGACCTGGTGGCCCTGGCGGTCGCCGTCGTCGGGGTGGTCGCGCTGGCTGCGGGACTCCGGCCGCTGCTGCCCCGCGGCACGGTCACCGCCCGCCGCGGCCTGCCCACCGTGGTCGCCTCCCGCGGGCTGCTGGCCGGGTCGTTCTTCGGCATCGACACCCTGCTGCCGCTGACCCTCACCGAGGTGCACGGCTTCAGCGCGACCGCTGCCGGCATCCCGCTGACCACCGGGGCGATCGGCTGGTCGCTGGCCTCCACGCTGTCGGCCCGCCGTCCCGACGTCTCCCGGGTGCGACTGCTGCAGATCGGCTTCGTCCTGCTCGCGATCGGTCTGGCCGGCACCGCGTTCGCCGCGCTGCCCTCGACCGGGGGGTGGACCGCCTACGTGAGCTGGGCGGTCGCCGGGCTGGGCATGGGCCTGGGCATGCCGAGCGTGGGCGTCCTGCTGCTCGACCAGTCGCCCGAGCACCGGCGGGGTGCCGACTCGGCGTCCCTGCAGATCTCCGACGTCGTGGGCTCGGCGCTGTGCGTCGGGTTCGGGGGCGTGCTGGTGGCCGCCGCCGCCACCGGCGTGCTGTCGCTCACCACCGCCCTGCTCGTCGCGATCGCGGTGTTCAGCGGACTGGCACTGCTCGGGTCGCTGGTCGCCGGCCGGGCTGCGGCCCCGTCGGCCGAACCGGTCCGCGCGACTACATTGGCCACGTCATGA
- a CDS encoding PLP-dependent cysteine synthase family protein codes for MSAPDRPAHLDRCDDDGRAWLERAVALVEADARRSADTHLLVYPLPPEWGVHLYLKDESTHPTGSLKHRLARSLFLHALCSGWICRGSTVVEASSGSTAVSEAYFARMLGLPFVAVMPASTSREKIALIEGQGGRCHLVTDAGTVYDEARRIAGETGGHYLDQFTHAERATDWRGNNNIAESVFEQLSAEEHPVPDWVVVGAGTGGTSATIGRYVRYRRLPTRLAVVDPEGSAFFPGWRDADPTATGRPSRIEGIGRPRVEPSFVPTIVDRMFCVPDAASLAAMRHLEQVTGRRAGGSTGTNLWGAFQLVAELVAAGRTGSIVTLLCDGGERYAHTYYSDDWIAGQGLDLAPHTATLEHFAATGEWS; via the coding sequence GTGAGTGCCCCCGATCGCCCCGCCCACCTCGACCGCTGCGACGACGACGGACGGGCCTGGCTGGAGCGGGCGGTCGCGCTGGTGGAGGCCGACGCCCGGCGCAGCGCGGACACCCACCTGCTGGTGTACCCGTTGCCGCCGGAGTGGGGCGTGCACCTCTACCTCAAGGACGAGTCGACCCACCCGACGGGCAGCCTCAAGCACCGGCTGGCCCGCTCGCTGTTCCTGCACGCGCTCTGCTCGGGCTGGATCTGCCGGGGGAGCACGGTGGTGGAGGCCTCGAGCGGGTCGACGGCGGTGAGCGAGGCCTACTTCGCCCGGATGCTCGGGCTGCCCTTCGTCGCGGTCATGCCCGCCTCCACCAGCAGGGAGAAGATCGCGCTGATCGAGGGCCAGGGTGGCCGCTGCCACCTGGTCACCGACGCCGGCACCGTCTACGACGAGGCCCGCAGGATCGCCGGCGAGACCGGCGGGCACTACCTGGACCAGTTCACCCACGCCGAGCGGGCGACCGACTGGCGGGGCAACAACAACATCGCCGAGTCGGTCTTCGAGCAGTTGTCGGCCGAGGAGCACCCGGTGCCCGACTGGGTGGTCGTCGGTGCGGGCACCGGGGGCACCAGCGCGACCATCGGCCGGTACGTGCGCTACCGCCGACTGCCCACCCGGCTGGCCGTCGTCGACCCCGAGGGCTCGGCGTTCTTCCCCGGCTGGCGGGACGCCGACCCGACCGCGACCGGGCGGCCCTCCCGGATCGAGGGCATCGGGCGACCGCGGGTGGAGCCCTCGTTCGTGCCGACGATCGTCGACCGGATGTTCTGCGTGCCCGACGCCGCATCGCTGGCCGCGATGCGGCACCTGGAGCAGGTGACCGGCCGGCGGGCCGGCGGCTCCACCGGCACCAACCTGTGGGGGGCCTTCCAGCTGGTGGCCGAACTGGTCGCGGCCGGGCGCACCGGCAGCATCGTGACGCTGCTCTGCGACGGGGGCGAGCGGTACGCCCACACCTACTACTCCGACGACTGGATCGCCGGGCAGGGCCTGGACCTCGCGCCGCACACCGCGACGCTGGAGCACTTCGCCGCCACGGGGGAGTGGTCGTGA